Below is a window of Fuerstiella sp. DNA.
GCACGAACTGACGATCCAGTCGGCGGTCGTCATAAAATGCAAGCAGTCTGAGCATGAAAGCCGAAATTCCCAAACAGGACCATTTATGCGGAGGGACCCAGCCCCTGCATGCGGCGCCAGGTACTCAATTGTCCCAGATGCATCAGCATGTGACCCGAACACATAAAGTTGCACATTGAACCGAGGGTCGGGAATTTTTCTGCCATTGTTTCCAGCGGATTGGGCTGGGCCAACTGTTCGTCGGTGGCTGCAGTGACTGCATCTTCAGCGGATCGGTATCCTGCAAAGAATGACTCGGTAATCACGTGCATAGGGGGATAGACAGAGCCGTCGGGGTCGTCGACACACTTCATTCCTTTGGCAAATACTACCTCGAATCCTTCGGGTACAATCGGTGCCTGTCCGCCGGCCATCCCGGCAATTTTTGGACCATAAAGAGCAAGGTGTCCGAAAATGAATGCCGGATGATTTGAATCGATCGTTTGACCACCGGGCGCGGCCAGCCGACCAAAACTTTGGGGCGAAACACCCTGAATGAGCTGTTCGGCGTAATTGACAGACAGTTTCAAGCCATCACCGATGGTTTGGCCTAAAGAGCGGGACATCTTTAAGACTCCTGATTGACGTGTTTGACGAATGTCGATCGGACACACACCGAACTCAACTTTGCAGGAACTACTCAGCATCGCTCAACTTTGTCATTCATCTTATCAGTATCCTTCGCAGAATTCAGCTGTAGCAGCCCCTCGCATCGTTTCACTCCGTTATTCTTCGCGCCGGGTAACAAAGTCGGGAAGTTGCGCTGTCAGCAGGAGTCTGCTTTCCGGAAAGATGCTCCGGGGTTGTCAGTGATTTGCCTGATTCTTTGCGGGTGGTTGGATGCGATGATTCCGAGTGTAATCACTGGGAGGTGGGAATGTGTGAACGCTGTCCCGACAGTTGATCGTTATGAGGCTGAGGAGCGTCTGTTGTTTCGGTTTGAACGTGCTGTGCAATTCGGTCTCCCACGATTGACCCGTAGATCGAGTAAAATGTGGGCACCAGCACCAGTACCAGCAGTGTGGCCAGCGATAGTCCGAAGCACAGACTGACCGCCATGGGAATCACCATTTGCGCCTGAAAGGACTGCTCTGTGAGGATCGGTAACAGACCGGCAATTGTTGTCAGGGAAGTCAGCAGTACGGGGCGAAATCGTCGGGTACCCGACTCCAGAATGGCTGCGTGCAGTGGGATACCGGCTCTGACGCGGCGGTTGATGAAATCCACCAGTACGATCGAATCGTTCACGACGACTCCCGTCAGTGCCACCAGCCCCAGCATACTGAACAGGGTCAGAGGGAGATGCATGATGGCATGTCCCCAGATGGCTCCCACGAACCCGAACGGGATCACACCCATCACAATTGCCGGCTGAATGTACGAATTGAACTGAATCGTCAGCAACACATAGATAGCAATCAGAGCCACACCCATTCCTGTGACCAGACTGGCAAGCGATTCCGCTCGCTGTTCCTGTTGACCTTCCCAGCGAATACTCAGCCAGGGGTGATCGGCAAGCTGTTTGTTCAAAAAAGTCGCCTGCAGATCATTAACAATGTTTTCAGCATTTCCTCTGCCTTCTTCCACGTCAGCACTAATCGTGATCGATCGACGTTGATTGATGCGGTTGATTTCGGAATAGCCGCGGACGACATCCACCTGTGCCAGTTCCGAGATGGGACGCTGAACACCGTCGCCCGCATCCACCCGAATTTCATTCAGTGCGGCCAGTGAGTTGCGATCGGCTGCAGGATAGCGAACCATCAGTTTCACTTCGTGACGACCTCGCTGCAGCCTCATGACTTCTTCTCCATAATAGGAGGCACGAACTGTACGGGCGATTTGTTCCAGAGGAACTCCCATGGCCACACCGTTCGGGCGGGATTTCAGCTGCAATTCCCATTTGCCAGGACGTGAATCGTCATCTACGTCCCGAACGCCATCGTATGTCTCCAGCTTTCGTTTTGTGGCTTCGACAACCGATTCCAGATCTGTCATGTGATTTGGAGTCGCCAGCAATTTGAATTCCAGTGATTTGCCTGCAGGTCCGCCGGACTGCGCCCGGAACCGGATCGACTCGACGCCCGGAATTTCACCAACAAGCTCTCTCCATCTGTCGAGAACCTCAGCGCTGGTCATCGTGCGCTGAGTATTCTCTGCCAGTTCGACATTAACGTGTCCGACGTGACTGCCTTCCCCGCCGCCACGATTACTAATTCCCCCGCCACCTCCCTGGCTGCTGGCTGTTCCCACCACACGATGGATCGACCGGATCAGTGCCGAATTCGCAGAACTGTGCTGTTTTCCGATTTCGATGATGGCCTTTTCGATTCGTTCGGTTGTCTGATCCGTGATACCTGCAGGCGTTCCGTCGGGGAATACCACATCTGCGACAATTTCCGGACTGTCCACTTTGGGAAAAAAAATTCGTTCCACCGTTCCGTTGGTAACCAGCGATGCGGTCAGCAGGAGTATGGTGAGGGCTGTGCAGCAGGTAACAGCCGGATTCTTCACTGAGTATTTCACCAGCGGGGTATAGATTGCAGCCACGAATCGAGTCAGGAGACTGCCCGTGAATCGGTTGAGTCCTGCCGAATACGGAATGGATGTGTTTCGTTCGTGCGCGAGATGGCAGGGGAGAATAAGTGTACTTTCGATCAGTGAGATAATCAGCATAGCGATGACGGACACCGGCATCACCGCAAAAAATTTGCCCATGGTTCCCGTCACGTACAGCATGGGCGTGAACGCCACAACCGTTGTTGCAATAGACATTGCAACCGACGGTACCACTTCGAGTGTTCCCTCAATTGCCGCAGATATGAACGGCTTACCCGATTCCTGGTGCGCATAAATATTTTCACCGATGACAATCGCATCATCGACCACGATGCCCAGAGTGATCAGAAATGCGAACAGCGACAGCATGTTGAGGGTGTGATCGAAATACAGCAGTACTGCACAGGCGCCCAGAAGCGAAACCGGAATTCCCATCGAAACCCAGAACGCCAGTCGGATTTCCAAAAACAGTGCAAGTACAATCAGCACCAGCGCCAGTCCCTGGAGACCATTGCGGCGGAGCAGGTCGAGGCGGTCACGAACGTTAACCGAGGAATCGCCCCAGATAACAAATTCGTAGCCAGACGGGGGAACTGTGGTTGTCACATAATCGCGGACGGCATTGGCCATCGACAGTAAATCGTCTCTCTTTCCGGCATTGACCGTGATGGCCAGGCCAGGCCGCCCGTTGATGCGACTGATGGCTGTTGTATCGACAAACTGGTCTCTGACCGTTCCTAAATCACTGACGGTCAGAACCACGCCGTCCGGACTGGTGAGGATCGGTATCTTCGCGATTTCTTCTCCCCGCAGCCGTTTGGCCTTGCCTCTGAGTAAATAAGTGTTGCCGTAGCTTCGCAGACTCCCGCCGGGGAGTTCCAGGTTGCGCTGTCGAAGTCGTCGGGCAACTTCGGACAGCGTTAACCCGTACTGACGAAGTGTCTTTTCAGGGATTTCCACGTCGATCTGGTAATCGCGTTCACCAACGATGTTGGCTGCTGAGATTTCATTGATCAACAGCAGGTTGTCGCGAACGTTCTCCGCGACATCACGCAGTTCCAGGTCCAGTGCATCAGTCTGAAGCTTTTGCTTCGCCACAACACCCACTGTGATTGCCGGAGAACGAAATGTGACCTGACGAATGTCCGGTTCCTCTGCCAGGTCCGGGAAGCTGGGAATTCGTTCTATTTCCGACTGAATTTCGTTCAGGACGTTCTGGACGCTCGGTACGTCGGCACGAACTTCGATGACGACGTTGCCCGTTCCTTCCATCGCTACAGAAGTAATCTTCCGTATTCCCTCGACCGTCCGGACGGCTTCTTCAATTTTCTGACAGATCCCGGTTTCGACTTCTTCGGGACTGGCGCCCGGATACGCTACTGCCACCAGAATGATTTCCAGATCAAACTGCGGGAACTCTTCGCGCCGCAGCATGGATCCGCTGAGCAAACCCACGGCAAGGATTGCCACCATAACCGTGTTCATAGCGGGCGTGTGGCGAACTGACCAGGCGATGATTGATCTCACTGTAGGCTCTCCTCACGGACTTCCATTCCATCCCGGGCTGAGATCAGAGGTGAGATGACAAGCTGATCACTTTCTCTCACACCGGATTCGTCTGACTCAATCAGCATGTAATCATCGGTCGACTCCAGAATGTTGACACTGATTACCTGCATAATTCCATCCCGGACGGCCCAGACGTTTTCTCCCGGCCGTACGGCATTCGCCGGCACACGCAGCAGTTTTCCGAGTCCGGAAATCGGAAGTTTTACAGTGACGAACATCCCCGAAGACAGAATAGGTGCAATGCTGAGATTTCGTTTCTGTCTTTTGTTGACGCGATAACTGTCGGGTTCTGCAACCGTCACGCGGCAGGGAAATGTTCGGGTGTCACGATCAATTCCAGTACCCTCGAACCGCGAAAGACTGCCCTGCCACAGAAATTCAGCACCACCAAATTCGTAGGTCACATCACACGGAATTGGATTGGCGAGTGGATCAGCCAGCATGGCTTCTGTGGATGCTGCTGATGCGCTGGCCTTTCTCAGAACCCAGACCAGATCATCCGCCTGCAGGCTGCAGCGGACTTCAATCTGACTGGAATCACTGATATGCACGAGCTCGTCGCCGTCTCTGATGTAATCTCCCTGTTCTGCGATGTCGTCGACAATTGTTCCGGAAACAGGAGCCTGCACACGGCAGCGTTCCAGGTTGACCTGGGCCTGTTTGATCCGGGCCGTGACCAGTTGTCTGGTCGCGGCCATCTGTTTCAGCATCTGCTGTCCGGATCGTTTTGTATTCAGCAGGGTCTGGAGTGCATTTCGAGTTGAAATTTCCTGTCGGAGGGCTGACTCGACGTCAGTCTCCGAGGCAGATTTTCGGGCGAAGGCATCTGTCATTCTGTTCAGATGTTTCTTTTGCAGTCGGGCATCCTCTTTAGCCAGCGTGATCAGTTCACTGGTGTTGATAATATCAACTTCAACTGACGCCGTTTCTTCATCGGTCTGGTTCAGTTGAGCTTCCAGGTGTTCGAGTTCGAGTCTGTAATTTGTATCGTCGACCTCGAAAAGGATATCTCCCTCTTGGACAAACATACCACTTCGGGCATTTGATGGTCGTCGTTTGATCTGGCCGTTGACCTGAGCAGCCACGGTCGTGGTCCTCAGCGAATTGGCGTTGCCGTCCATTTCGATGACGAACGGCTCGTTATGACTGGAAACTGTTATTGTTTTTACCAGGGGCCTTGTCTCCGACTGCTGTTGATTCTGCAGCACCTTTGCAGGCCGTCCGAAATACACCAGGTAACTAATGCCGGTGCCCAGGATGGCAAAACACAGCAAAACCTTTTTCAGAATCTGCACGTCGAAGTTCTCCGTGTGAATTTTGTGTCCGACAAATATACCAGCCACTGTATACCCGCCGGAAACAACTGATGTTTCGACAGACGGGTGCAGCTCTGCTTCCACTGGGCCGGACCGTCTGACCGAATGTGGCCGGAAACCGGAGCTGTGAGTACCTCAGCGGTAATAGCGTTTGCAGGTTTGTCCGGAGAACCCATGTTTCGCATGCCTGGTGCAGTCGATGCCGATAGATACAACTATACATACGAACGATGTTGTTCAGGATGTTCTGCATCAGGAAATTCCTGCGATCGAACGGGTGAGGAACCGTTCGGGCTGTCTGTTCGCAGAACCTGGCACAATATAGTCGAATTGACGTGGCTGTTCATTCGTTCAGTCATAGTGACTGCCGGTTTGAATCGATCAGCGGGCACAGAGACCGATCACATGAACCATGTTTTGTTTCAGTCAGCCGGTTTGAATGATTTGGTCTGACACAGGGGAACTGAATCGACTGGACAGTCGGCATCAATCGGCACAAACTTTATGGTCAGTGTGCGAGTTACGTGCGAAATGTGTGCAGGACGCCAACGATGAAACGATTGCGGTTTATCTGTGTGTTGACATTGATATTGGCGGCTGCCGGTGGTGGATGCGGACGCACCCACACCGTGGACGAGGTTTCGGTGAGTGACAGCGGTGTCAATGTTGTCGACCACGGAGTTGCCATCGACACT
It encodes the following:
- a CDS encoding efflux RND transporter permease subunit; protein product: MRSIIAWSVRHTPAMNTVMVAILAVGLLSGSMLRREEFPQFDLEIILVAVAYPGASPEEVETGICQKIEEAVRTVEGIRKITSVAMEGTGNVVIEVRADVPSVQNVLNEIQSEIERIPSFPDLAEEPDIRQVTFRSPAITVGVVAKQKLQTDALDLELRDVAENVRDNLLLINEISAANIVGERDYQIDVEIPEKTLRQYGLTLSEVARRLRQRNLELPGGSLRSYGNTYLLRGKAKRLRGEEIAKIPILTSPDGVVLTVSDLGTVRDQFVDTTAISRINGRPGLAITVNAGKRDDLLSMANAVRDYVTTTVPPSGYEFVIWGDSSVNVRDRLDLLRRNGLQGLALVLIVLALFLEIRLAFWVSMGIPVSLLGACAVLLYFDHTLNMLSLFAFLITLGIVVDDAIVIGENIYAHQESGKPFISAAIEGTLEVVPSVAMSIATTVVAFTPMLYVTGTMGKFFAVMPVSVIAMLIISLIESTLILPCHLAHERNTSIPYSAGLNRFTGSLLTRFVAAIYTPLVKYSVKNPAVTCCTALTILLLTASLVTNGTVERIFFPKVDSPEIVADVVFPDGTPAGITDQTTERIEKAIIEIGKQHSSANSALIRSIHRVVGTASSQGGGGGISNRGGGEGSHVGHVNVELAENTQRTMTSAEVLDRWRELVGEIPGVESIRFRAQSGGPAGKSLEFKLLATPNHMTDLESVVEATKRKLETYDGVRDVDDDSRPGKWELQLKSRPNGVAMGVPLEQIARTVRASYYGEEVMRLQRGRHEVKLMVRYPAADRNSLAALNEIRVDAGDGVQRPISELAQVDVVRGYSEINRINQRRSITISADVEEGRGNAENIVNDLQATFLNKQLADHPWLSIRWEGQQEQRAESLASLVTGMGVALIAIYVLLTIQFNSYIQPAIVMGVIPFGFVGAIWGHAIMHLPLTLFSMLGLVALTGVVVNDSIVLVDFINRRVRAGIPLHAAILESGTRRFRPVLLTSLTTIAGLLPILTEQSFQAQMVIPMAVSLCFGLSLATLLVLVLVPTFYSIYGSIVGDRIAQHVQTETTDAPQPHNDQLSGQRSHIPTSQ
- a CDS encoding HlyD family efflux transporter periplasmic adaptor subunit: MQILKKVLLCFAILGTGISYLVYFGRPAKVLQNQQQSETRPLVKTITVSSHNEPFVIEMDGNANSLRTTTVAAQVNGQIKRRPSNARSGMFVQEGDILFEVDDTNYRLELEHLEAQLNQTDEETASVEVDIINTSELITLAKEDARLQKKHLNRMTDAFARKSASETDVESALRQEISTRNALQTLLNTKRSGQQMLKQMAATRQLVTARIKQAQVNLERCRVQAPVSGTIVDDIAEQGDYIRDGDELVHISDSSQIEVRCSLQADDLVWVLRKASASAASTEAMLADPLANPIPCDVTYEFGGAEFLWQGSLSRFEGTGIDRDTRTFPCRVTVAEPDSYRVNKRQKRNLSIAPILSSGMFVTVKLPISGLGKLLRVPANAVRPGENVWAVRDGIMQVISVNILESTDDYMLIESDESGVRESDQLVISPLISARDGMEVREESLQ